A segment of the Bactrocera neohumeralis isolate Rockhampton chromosome 3, APGP_CSIRO_Bneo_wtdbg2-racon-allhic-juicebox.fasta_v2, whole genome shotgun sequence genome:
ACCAAATATAGTAAGAGCTTATTTAAGATTAGGGTAGGATTGATGGCTGATCCCTCAGAGTGTCGAGTGATCACACTTAGACTGTTTCGTAAAATCCTTTGTGAAACCAGACGAAAAAACTCACTTAGCTGGATATCAGCTAACTTTCTATTTCCGGTAGTGCACCTGGTTGTTTAAAATTATGAGATTCTTCGTGGTTTTGCCTTGATCTGGCAAAAGCGAGACATTCGAGAAGGAACTGTTTAGATGATGCTAGCTCATATTCTTTCATACAGCTGATGCAACTGGCAAGCGATAAAATGTTCAATCTTACCGGATGAATCCCGATCAAACAATGTCCGATTCAGGGCCGGATCCAGAGATAAAATTCTGTACTTGCAACTCAATATGCTTTTCTTCGCAGAATGTCACTTATGatgaaaataatgtataattttgaacttttggtGGATCCGCCCCTGGTCCGATTAGAGCTCCTACAATCATTGAAAGATGGACCTTGCTGAGAGCGAAGAGTTTACTAGACCTTTTTCGACTTACCCTAGGCCAGAAAGATCTTGCGACCGCACAGCAGCTACTCGTTTGCAGAGCTAGTCTGAGTACTCCAGTAGTGAAACACAAATAGTCAACGGAGCCTCTACCCGTTCCCATTCCGCAGTTAATAAGACTGAAGTACCTGTTCTAGCAAGCTCACCAGTCTTACAGTTACCTGCAATACCTCTACGGTCTGGTACCCCAGGCTAATCATAAAATAATGCGAGAGATAGCAACTAGACATCCTCTCAATAAACTTGAGCACACGGTCGGCAAGCTCAAGGTTAATATCACTGCCCCGCTTTCGGAGTATATGGTCACCACTCTGAAGAAGTTTGCGCTCCGAAGCAGTAGATCTACTGATTTCGTTTGTAATGCGCTACAGTGATCAGGAAGCCTGGTGTTGATGGAAAGTTCCCGATAGTGTACTCCTCCACCAACCCTACCCGCAAGCTTTTATCCATCCGTAAAAAAGCTCACCGTCTCTCTCCTCCAGCGAGTCCTTCCCATACCCTTCACGAAGTATTAGAATTAAAGTGTGAGAAGATTCCAGAGTACCCAGGCCCGCCGTCATCTATCTATTCATATTATAATAgtgtaaaattacaaaaataatgaaatatgttAATACAGGTTCAAGATCTTCAGTCAAAGTTATTGTTCTAGTTCCTAGTAGACACATCAAAGCCCTAATCTTACAATAGTCAATAAGTTAACATTCGAACCCGAAACTTTCGTGTCTAACACAAACTGCCTGTACATATCCGTCTACACTTTTTAATCACACAATAATCATTGTCTCTATGTCTTCCAGGTATCTTTGTTGATCAACAATGCTGGTGTTGTGTCTGGTCGTCTTCTCTTGGATACGCCTGATCACCTTATTGAGCGTTCGTTCAATGTTAATGTCATGGCGCATTTCTGGGTGAGTGCCTAACATATAACGgcataaaaaatatgcataactgtatactatatatattttttttccaaattcgtTGTCAACCCACAGACTACCAAAGCATTCCTACCCAAAATGATCGAGCATCAACGCGGACACATTGCCACCATTGCTTCTCTTGCCGGTCACGTGGGCATTACCAAACTGGTCGACTATTGTGCTAGCAAATTTGCGGCGGTAAGTCACTGGTATTACCagctataatattattaataattttgatcTAAGAACTAAGTAATCTGATTTgaattctataaattttttattctcacCAGGTTGGCTTTGACGAAGCATTGCGTTTGGAATTGGACGTGCTTGGTCACAGCAATATTCAGACCACCTGCATTTGCCCGTTCTTCATTCAGGCAACCGGCATGTTTGACGATGTTAACGCCAGGTAAATAACCCAAACAACCAATAATCGGCTCCCAATGAAAACCGAACTCAAACATTATATGAATTTTCGCCACAGATGGGTGCCCACATTGAACCCCAACGCTGTAGCTGATCGCATTATAGTGGCGATAAAGAAGAACGAAAAGATCACAATCATACCCGGTTACATACGTCTGCTGCTCACACTTAAATggtaactaaattttaaaattttggttaaaaaaatattaaagcattttttctcttttctcccGCAGGACCTTCCCTTGGGGCTGTGTGGGCGGTCTGCTGCGTCGTCTTGTGCCAGATGCGGCGCCACACGGTGTCGCTCAGAAGCCATTACCCACAGACGTTTCCActaaacaacagcaacaacatgagCAGAGCGTCAAAGTCGCCGCCGCTGCCAGCAAAGTCGCCCACACCAGCTTAATCACGAAGCACAACACCGATCTGTGCACGGATTTCAGCGATACGCTGCCGAAGACCGCCTCGTTGCTGGTGCAACGTACACCGTCGCTGGGCGAGCGTGTTCTCTGAGATTCGCTGCTGCAATTCGCCTTGAACTTATTAAGCGGCTTTGGCATTTCGTTCTAGGATCAGTGCGCGACAGCTGGCGCACTCGTCTAGTGATATTACGTTTACTTAGTATTATgttattaatttgtaattagtTTAGATTCTAACGGCTTAGGTTACGGTTACGAGTATAAATGTAAGGCGCTATGAACAATAACTTTTAAGGTACGGAAGAAAGCATTGATCCACAAAATATACACTTATATGTATTGATGctagtggatccggccacgcattgctgtggtatacattttatactattattcatataataaactattcaatacagagaaaatattatttacgaaCAAAGGCGAAcatgtttttgtcggtataagaatccaagggattgtacttgaggttcaATTTTGCATAGGTTCATACAGATTATTGTcactgaaaaaataacaaatttaaggtTTAGTTTCAATGTCTGTTTAGCAGCAACTGTCAGTTAAGTAttggttaaaaaaaaggttaattacCGAAAGAAGGAAAAAGAAGGGAAAGTTTTCCAGAACTTTACTGACAAATGGCTGccaaccagacattgagaaaacgcacctaaatatttgtcattttactcaaaattaaaattacagttgaacttccctgACTCGATCATCATAATCCCcaaaaaaacttcgagttagaGAGACTTCAAATTATAAcaagaaatttgtatgaaatttgacttctttGCCAATTCAAAGGTTCGAGATATGGAGAACTCCCAGTTCAAGAAGTTCGACtaatggaagttcaactgtagtatattttttaaagtgataAATGCATTCGTTTATATAATGGAATCTCTCATAAAC
Coding sequences within it:
- the LOC126753287 gene encoding estradiol 17-beta-dehydrogenase 11, producing MVNNNNTSKASGSGANGHVPNGQLATASAPPVSFLSNVWSWADAIWDFLWFIICSIGYIIQDLYYIALGYPEKELNTDIALITGGGNGLGRLLAQRLGKMGTKVVIWDISKEGIKETIEMVEAEGGYCKGYVVDISKKEEVYKAAEVIRNEIGDVSLLINNAGVVSGRLLLDTPDHLIERSFNVNVMAHFWTTKAFLPKMIEHQRGHIATIASLAGHVGITKLVDYCASKFAAVGFDEALRLELDVLGHSNIQTTCICPFFIQATGMFDDVNARWVPTLNPNAVADRIIVAIKKNEKITIIPGYIRLLLTLKWTFPWGCVGGLLRRLVPDAAPHGVAQKPLPTDVSTKQQQQHEQSVKVAAAASKVAHTSLITKHNTDLCTDFSDTLPKTASLLVQRTPSLGERVL